Proteins encoded within one genomic window of Streptomyces sp. NBC_01314:
- a CDS encoding coiled-coil domain-containing protein, which translates to MSGRLLCLVGTATVAALTTGALLTATAAPATAVPEPPVADTHADPAQAPGDRSVADLLSDLRRLHRETEKATEAYSSTDEELTKQRAVVTSLDRRLATARLSLHDSRGAAGRLARQQYQNSSTALSPYVGLLMTRDPHRVLEQGHVIGQVAQERAETIERLVGSEQDTDALARKARAALDRQLTLTEQHWRENEAVRERLDEVEKLLASLTPEQLADIEKSEEETKGAAEDAEDAMGEAGPGKSTIPKLPGTAGF; encoded by the coding sequence GTGTCAGGAAGGCTCCTGTGTCTGGTCGGTACGGCGACGGTGGCGGCGCTCACGACCGGCGCCCTGCTCACCGCTACCGCCGCTCCGGCCACGGCCGTACCGGAACCCCCCGTCGCCGACACCCACGCGGACCCGGCGCAGGCGCCCGGTGACCGCTCGGTCGCCGACCTCCTCAGCGACCTCCGACGGCTGCACCGCGAGACGGAGAAGGCCACCGAGGCGTACTCCTCGACCGACGAGGAGCTGACGAAGCAGCGGGCCGTGGTGACGAGCCTGGACCGGCGGCTCGCGACGGCCCGCCTCTCCCTGCACGACAGCCGGGGCGCGGCCGGCCGGCTGGCCCGGCAGCAGTACCAGAACAGCAGCACCGCGCTCTCCCCGTACGTGGGGCTGCTGATGACCCGCGACCCGCACCGGGTGCTGGAGCAGGGCCATGTGATCGGTCAGGTCGCCCAGGAACGGGCCGAGACGATCGAACGGCTGGTCGGCAGCGAACAGGACACCGACGCCCTCGCCCGCAAGGCCCGCGCGGCCCTGGACCGGCAACTCACCCTCACCGAGCAGCACTGGAGGGAAAACGAAGCCGTACGCGAGCGCCTCGACGAGGTCGAGAAACTCCTCGCCTCCCTCACTCCGGAACAGCTCGCCGACATCGAAAAGTCGGAGGAGGAGACAAAGGGGGCGGCGGAGGATGCGGAGGATGCGATGGGCGAGGCAGGACCGGGGAAGTCCACCATCCCGAAGCTCCCGGGGACCGCGGGCTTTTAG
- a CDS encoding penicillin-binding transpeptidase domain-containing protein, translating to MTKYIRRAAALCALLLLALLVNATRVQVFQSRVYDDNPANRRPEIARWGRPRGDIMVEGRPVTGSKDTGEQLRYERTYRDGPLYAPVTGFASQVYGTTFLEHARDSVLDGSDPLLSFLPLWNDIARDQNAGGEVVTTLQEAAQRAAYLGLGARRGAVAALEPATGRVLALVSRPSYDPGVLSGNGREVAEAWARLNGDASRPMLNRAVRQTYPPGSTFKVVTAAAALDAGVITDVDAPTRSPAPYTLPGTTTSLSNEVEGCENASLRYAFEWSCNTVFAKLGVDVGLGAMTDTARAFGFNDPGLRIPFSVAPSSFDTEMDRAQLALSSIGQYDTRATPLQMALVTAAVANGGSVRSPYLVERTTTASGRTVATSGAHTLRQAMTPATARHLRDLMRGVVEYGTGANAALRHATVGGKTGTAQHGIGNSGTPFAWFIGWAQSDDALEPGVAVAVVVEDAEAERGEISGGGDAAPIAREVMRAVLRNTD from the coding sequence ATGACCAAGTACATCCGCCGGGCCGCCGCCCTCTGCGCCCTGCTGCTGCTCGCCCTCCTCGTCAACGCCACCCGCGTCCAGGTCTTCCAGTCCCGGGTCTACGACGACAATCCCGCCAACCGCCGCCCGGAGATCGCCCGTTGGGGCCGGCCGCGCGGCGACATCATGGTCGAGGGGCGCCCGGTCACCGGCTCGAAGGACACGGGGGAGCAGCTCCGCTACGAACGCACGTACCGGGACGGCCCGTTGTACGCGCCGGTCACGGGCTTCGCCTCGCAGGTGTACGGAACGACCTTCCTGGAGCACGCGCGGGACTCCGTCCTCGACGGCAGCGACCCGCTGCTCTCCTTCCTCCCCCTGTGGAACGACATCGCCCGCGACCAGAACGCGGGCGGCGAGGTCGTCACCACCCTCCAGGAGGCGGCCCAGCGGGCGGCCTACCTGGGGCTCGGCGCCCGCCGGGGCGCGGTCGCCGCGCTCGAACCGGCCACCGGACGCGTCCTGGCACTGGTCTCCCGGCCGTCGTACGACCCCGGGGTGCTCTCCGGCAACGGCCGGGAGGTGGCCGAGGCGTGGGCGCGGCTCAACGGGGACGCGAGCAGACCGATGCTCAACCGGGCCGTGCGGCAGACCTATCCGCCGGGTTCGACGTTCAAGGTGGTGACGGCCGCCGCGGCGCTGGACGCCGGGGTGATCACGGACGTCGACGCCCCCACCCGCTCCCCCGCGCCGTACACCCTGCCGGGCACCACGACATCCCTCTCCAACGAGGTCGAGGGCTGCGAGAACGCCTCGCTGCGCTACGCCTTCGAGTGGTCCTGCAACACGGTCTTCGCGAAGCTGGGCGTGGACGTCGGCCTCGGCGCCATGACGGACACGGCCCGCGCCTTCGGCTTCAACGACCCCGGCCTGCGGATCCCGTTCTCAGTCGCCCCCAGCAGCTTCGACACCGAGATGGACCGGGCCCAGCTCGCCCTCTCCTCCATCGGCCAGTACGACACCCGGGCCACCCCTCTGCAGATGGCGCTCGTCACGGCCGCCGTCGCCAACGGGGGCTCGGTCCGGTCGCCGTACCTCGTCGAGCGCACCACCACGGCGAGCGGCCGCACGGTAGCCACCTCGGGCGCCCACACCCTCCGCCAGGCCATGACCCCGGCCACCGCGAGGCACCTGCGCGACCTCATGCGGGGCGTCGTCGAGTACGGCACCGGCGCCAACGCCGCCCTCCGCCACGCCACGGTCGGCGGCAAGACCGGCACCGCCCAACACGGCATCGGCAACTCCGGCACCCCCTTCGCCTGGTTCATCGGCTGGGCGCAGTCCGACGACGCGCTCGAACCCGGGGTGGCCGTGGCGGTGGTGGTGGAGGACGCGGAGGCGGAACGGGGGGAGATCAGCGGGGGCGGGGACGCGGCACCGATCGCACGGGAGGTGATGAGGGCGGTGCTGAGAAACACCGACTAG
- a CDS encoding DUF742 domain-containing protein, which produces MSGQSQKKSRARAHESGPVKRSAVPKGAKRLPVRGGDRKPARVRPYSLTGGRTRFGHVLLVETFVAVLEAPSERAQLAGGSSHLLSSGGGSPNAKVMPEMRAIVELCRRMRTVAEIAALLKMPLGVVRVLLSDLADQGKIRVYGTGHGPGQPDRALLERVLSGLRRL; this is translated from the coding sequence ATGAGCGGCCAGAGCCAGAAGAAGAGCAGGGCGCGCGCCCACGAGTCCGGTCCGGTGAAACGGTCGGCCGTGCCGAAGGGTGCGAAGAGGCTTCCCGTGCGCGGCGGCGACCGCAAACCCGCCCGCGTACGCCCCTACTCGCTCACCGGCGGCCGTACCCGCTTCGGTCACGTCCTGCTCGTGGAGACGTTCGTCGCCGTACTCGAAGCCCCGTCGGAACGAGCCCAGTTGGCCGGGGGGTCCTCCCACCTGCTCAGTAGTGGGGGAGGCTCACCCAACGCCAAGGTGATGCCCGAGATGCGGGCCATCGTCGAACTCTGCCGCCGTATGCGGACGGTGGCGGAGATCGCCGCGCTGCTGAAGATGCCGCTCGGCGTGGTCCGCGTCCTCCTCAGCGATCTCGCGGACCAGGGAAAGATCCGTGTGTACGGAACAGGTCACGGACCGGGACAGCCGGACCGCGCTCTGCTGGAAAGGGTGCTGAGTGGACTTCGCCGTCTCTGA
- a CDS encoding diiron oxygenase, translating to MTTVPSVNATNPVSEAEVLRDALGLLKDREQVAERLLASSAKHSFDPDKELDWDAPFEEGKWFWPPELVSLYGTPMWRRMSEEQRIALSRHEAAALASLGIWFEIILMQLLVRHIYDKAATSAHVRYALTEIEDECRHSKMFARLISKGDTPYYPVSRLHHNLGRLFKTISTTPGSFTSTLLGEEILDWMQRLTFPDERVQPLVRGVTRIHVVEEARHVRYAREELRRQMVTAPRLSRSFTRVTSGEFARVFAVAFVNPDVYTNVGLDRRAAVAQVRASAHRRDIMQTGAKRLTDFLDDIGVLQGVGRRMWRSSGLLA from the coding sequence ATGACCACGGTGCCCTCGGTGAACGCGACGAACCCGGTGTCGGAGGCGGAGGTGCTTCGCGACGCGCTCGGGCTCCTCAAAGACCGGGAACAGGTGGCCGAGCGGCTGCTCGCCTCCTCCGCGAAGCACTCCTTCGACCCGGACAAGGAGCTGGACTGGGACGCCCCCTTCGAGGAGGGGAAGTGGTTCTGGCCACCGGAGCTGGTGTCCCTGTACGGGACGCCGATGTGGCGGCGGATGTCGGAGGAGCAGCGGATCGCGCTCTCCCGCCACGAGGCGGCGGCGCTGGCCTCCCTCGGTATCTGGTTCGAGATCATCCTCATGCAGCTGCTCGTGCGGCACATCTACGACAAGGCCGCGACCAGCGCGCACGTCCGCTACGCCCTGACGGAGATCGAGGACGAATGCCGGCACTCGAAGATGTTCGCCCGGCTGATCAGCAAGGGCGACACCCCGTACTACCCGGTGAGCCGGCTGCACCACAATCTGGGCCGCCTCTTCAAGACGATCTCGACGACCCCCGGTTCCTTCACCTCCACCCTGCTCGGCGAGGAGATCCTCGACTGGATGCAGCGGCTGACCTTCCCTGACGAGCGCGTCCAGCCGCTCGTCCGGGGCGTCACCCGCATCCACGTCGTCGAGGAGGCCCGGCACGTGCGCTACGCCCGCGAGGAGTTGCGCCGCCAGATGGTGACGGCCCCGCGGCTGTCCCGGAGCTTCACCCGGGTCACCTCCGGCGAGTTCGCCCGGGTCTTCGCCGTCGCCTTCGTCAACCCCGACGTCTACACGAACGTCGGCCTCGACCGGCGGGCGGCTGTCGCCCAGGTCCGGGCCAGTGCGCACCGGCGGGACATCATGCAGACCGGCGCGAAGCGGTTGACGGACTTCCTGGACGACATCGGGGTGCTCCAGGGTGTGGGGCGCCGGATGTGGAGGTCGTCGGGCTTGCTGGCGTAG
- a CDS encoding DUF3291 domain-containing protein, with product MTLATYELAQVNIARLQAPLDSPQLKDFVDALDPVNAVADQSAGFVWRLQSDSGNATDIPVLGDDWLVINMSVWQDTNALTAFMYQGQHRELLARRREWFERLAEAVTALWWVPAGHHPTVAEAEERLLHLRAHGPTPYAFTLRTSFPAGPAEPLVPDAALS from the coding sequence ATGACTCTCGCCACATACGAACTCGCCCAGGTCAACATCGCCCGCCTCCAAGCGCCCCTGGACTCACCGCAGTTGAAGGACTTCGTGGACGCCCTCGACCCCGTGAACGCGGTCGCGGACCAATCCGCCGGCTTCGTCTGGCGCCTCCAGAGCGACTCCGGCAACGCGACGGACATCCCCGTCCTCGGCGACGACTGGCTGGTCATCAACATGTCGGTGTGGCAGGACACCAACGCCCTGACGGCGTTCATGTACCAGGGACAGCACCGGGAGTTGCTGGCCCGCAGGCGGGAGTGGTTCGAGCGGCTGGCCGAGGCCGTCACCGCACTGTGGTGGGTCCCCGCCGGCCATCACCCCACCGTGGCCGAGGCGGAGGAACGGCTCCTCCACCTCCGCGCCCACGGCCCGACCCCGTACGCGTTCACCCTGCGCACGTCGTTCCCGGCCGGACCGGCGGAGCCCCTCGTGCCGGACGCCGCCCTCAGCTGA
- a CDS encoding IS607 family transposase gives MKLSEWARQQGVSYQTAWRWVKDGKMPVPVRQAPSGTWLVDEVAVQPSGRVVAYCRVSSADQKADLERQAARVVSGANGLGLAVAEVVTEVGSGLNGRRRKLHRLLSDPQTAVIVVEHRDRLARFGVEHLEAALSASGRRLVVLDPTETADDLVRDITEVLTSMCARLYGRRAAKSRVARAVAVATGEAAE, from the coding sequence GTGAAGCTTTCGGAGTGGGCCCGTCAGCAGGGCGTGAGCTACCAGACCGCCTGGCGGTGGGTGAAGGACGGGAAGATGCCCGTACCCGTTCGCCAGGCGCCGTCCGGGACGTGGTTGGTCGACGAGGTCGCCGTCCAGCCGTCCGGGCGTGTGGTGGCGTACTGCCGCGTGTCGTCCGCTGACCAGAAAGCCGATCTTGAGCGGCAGGCTGCCCGGGTCGTGTCCGGCGCGAACGGGCTGGGCCTGGCCGTCGCTGAGGTCGTCACCGAGGTGGGATCCGGGTTGAACGGGCGGCGCCGCAAGCTGCACCGGCTGCTGTCCGACCCGCAGACGGCGGTGATCGTGGTCGAGCACCGTGACCGGCTGGCCCGGTTCGGCGTCGAGCACCTGGAGGCCGCGCTGTCGGCGTCCGGGCGGCGTCTGGTCGTCCTCGACCCCACCGAGACCGCCGATGACCTGGTACGCGACATCACCGAGGTGCTGACGTCGATGTGCGCGCGCCTGTACGGGCGGCGGGCGGCGAAGAGCCGGGTCGCCCGCGCGGTGGCCGTAGCGACCGGCGAGGCCGCCGAGTGA
- a CDS encoding styrene monooxygenase/indole monooxygenase family protein — protein sequence MRKILVVGAGQSGLHLALGLQSHGYEVTLMSNRTPDEIRAGRIMSTQCMFDSALRHERDLELNFWESQTPRIEGVGVSVAGPDGERAVDWVGRLRGYAQAVDQRVKMAGWLETFARRGGQLVVHGAAVSDLDYFSRVYDLVLVTAGKGELVRMFRRDAARSPHTEPQRALAAVYVHGLHPRPEHPEFEAARCNLVPGLGELIVQPVLTTSGRADALFWLGLPGGPLDVFDGVRNAEEQLALTLDLMKRYVPWEYARATEAEVTDAGAALTGRYTPVVRHPVAELPGGGLVLGAGDVVVANDPLTGQGANSATKCAAVYLAAILDHGDGEFDEAWMRRTFERFWQDAGPVTKWTNTMLAPPAEHVRGLVAAAEGLPVVADRFANGFDDPADFEGYFYEAEKTRAYLSEVAGG from the coding sequence ATGCGGAAGATTCTCGTCGTCGGAGCCGGCCAGTCCGGGCTGCACCTGGCCCTCGGACTCCAGTCGCACGGGTACGAGGTCACACTGATGTCCAATCGGACCCCGGACGAGATACGCGCCGGCCGGATCATGTCCACCCAGTGCATGTTCGACTCGGCACTGCGCCACGAGCGCGACCTCGAACTGAACTTCTGGGAGTCCCAGACCCCGCGGATCGAGGGCGTCGGCGTGTCCGTCGCCGGACCGGACGGGGAGCGCGCCGTCGACTGGGTCGGCCGGCTGCGCGGGTATGCGCAGGCCGTGGACCAGCGGGTGAAGATGGCCGGCTGGCTGGAGACGTTCGCGCGGCGGGGCGGCCAGCTCGTCGTGCACGGCGCCGCGGTCTCCGACCTCGACTACTTCTCCCGTGTGTACGACCTCGTGCTCGTCACCGCGGGCAAGGGCGAACTGGTGCGGATGTTCCGCCGCGACGCCGCCCGCTCGCCCCACACCGAGCCGCAGCGCGCGCTCGCCGCCGTGTACGTGCACGGGCTGCACCCTCGCCCCGAGCACCCGGAGTTCGAAGCGGCCCGCTGCAACCTGGTGCCCGGCCTCGGTGAACTCATCGTCCAGCCGGTCCTCACCACCTCCGGCCGCGCCGACGCCCTGTTCTGGCTGGGCCTGCCCGGCGGTCCGCTCGACGTCTTCGACGGCGTCCGGAACGCCGAGGAACAGCTCGCGCTCACCCTGGACCTCATGAAGCGGTACGTCCCCTGGGAGTACGCGCGCGCCACCGAAGCCGAGGTGACCGACGCGGGCGCGGCGTTGACCGGTCGCTACACACCGGTCGTCCGGCATCCCGTCGCGGAACTTCCCGGTGGCGGTCTGGTGCTGGGCGCCGGGGACGTCGTGGTGGCCAACGACCCGCTGACCGGGCAGGGGGCGAACTCGGCGACCAAGTGCGCGGCCGTCTATCTCGCCGCGATCCTCGACCACGGGGACGGGGAGTTCGACGAGGCGTGGATGCGGCGGACGTTCGAACGGTTCTGGCAGGACGCGGGGCCCGTCACCAAGTGGACCAACACGATGCTGGCTCCGCCGGCCGAGCATGTGCGGGGGCTGGTGGCGGCGGCCGAGGGGTTGCCGGTGGTGGCGGATCGTTTTGCCAATGGGTTCGATGATCCGGCGGACTTCGAGGGGTACTTCTACGAGGCGGAGAAGACCCGGGCGTATCTTTCGGAGGTTGCCGGGGGGTGA
- a CDS encoding roadblock/LC7 domain-containing protein yields MTAPMTFGLSSEARNLHWLLTNLVEEVPGLLSVAVVSSDGLLLLSSDPGRHAEARQTREERPQGPRGSAADLATIVSGIGSLTIGAAKLMEFGGVKQTMVAMEAGSLFVMSISDGSLLGVHGSPDCDMSVVAYHMALFVGRAGHVLTPELRSELRKSLEAEAAGSSG; encoded by the coding sequence TTGACCGCGCCCATGACCTTCGGACTGAGCAGTGAAGCCCGCAACCTGCACTGGCTCCTGACCAACCTCGTCGAGGAGGTGCCGGGGCTGCTGTCGGTCGCGGTGGTCTCCTCCGACGGCCTGCTGCTGCTCTCCTCCGACCCCGGCAGACACGCCGAGGCCCGCCAGACCCGGGAGGAACGGCCCCAGGGCCCCCGGGGTTCCGCCGCCGACCTGGCCACCATCGTCTCCGGCATCGGCAGCCTCACCATCGGCGCCGCCAAGCTGATGGAGTTCGGCGGGGTCAAGCAGACGATGGTCGCGATGGAGGCGGGCAGCCTCTTCGTGATGTCGATCAGCGACGGCTCACTGCTCGGCGTGCACGGCTCCCCCGACTGCGACATGAGCGTGGTGGCGTACCACATGGCGCTCTTCGTCGGCCGCGCCGGCCACGTCCTCACCCCGGAACTGCGCAGCGAACTCCGCAAGTCCCTGGAGGCCGAGGCGGCCGGGAGCAGCGGATGA
- the tnpB gene encoding IS607 family element RNA-guided endonuclease TnpB, which produces MKKFQPQPGFVVKAFRFALDPNAVQERALRSHCGAARAAYNWAVGWVTASWWQRRAEETYGIPEESLTEWRPWSLPGLRKAFNEAKHTDPRFAAWWEENSKEAYSTGLANAAAAFDNYAKSKQGRRRGRAMGMPRFKSKRKARLSCRFTTGVIRVDADGRHVTLPRLGTIRTHEPTVKLLTRVRAGTARILSATVRHERGRWFVSFQAEVKRDLERVARPDVAVGIDLGVKTLAVMADSTGEIRTVANPGHYDRARKQLRRASRVVSRRRGPDRRTGQKPSKRWEKANAVRNKVHHRVANLREDALHKLTTSVAAEYGTVVVEDLNVAGMLRNRRLARRIADAGLGEIRRQLTYKTRRRHATRTIAADRWYPSSKTCSGCGAVKAKLPLYVRTYRCDACGLVLDRDDNAALNLAALAAAATTGTGVAGDQDTTPAVSKPRGADQRTRTTRPRRKAEAGRAGGATLPHQRQTETRDRTQTEALTLW; this is translated from the coding sequence GTGAAGAAGTTCCAGCCGCAGCCCGGGTTCGTGGTGAAGGCGTTCCGCTTCGCCCTGGACCCGAACGCCGTCCAGGAGCGGGCGTTGCGTTCGCACTGCGGCGCGGCGCGTGCCGCGTACAACTGGGCTGTCGGCTGGGTGACCGCCTCGTGGTGGCAGCGCAGGGCCGAGGAGACGTACGGCATCCCCGAAGAGTCGCTGACCGAGTGGCGGCCGTGGTCGCTGCCCGGGCTGCGGAAGGCGTTCAACGAGGCCAAGCACACCGATCCGAGGTTCGCCGCCTGGTGGGAGGAGAACTCCAAGGAGGCGTACTCCACCGGGCTGGCGAACGCTGCCGCCGCGTTCGACAACTACGCGAAGTCGAAGCAGGGCAGGCGCCGTGGCCGTGCGATGGGCATGCCGCGGTTCAAGTCGAAGCGGAAGGCGCGTCTGTCCTGCCGGTTCACCACCGGCGTGATCCGGGTGGACGCCGACGGCCGGCACGTGACGCTGCCGAGGCTGGGCACGATCCGCACCCACGAGCCCACGGTGAAGCTCCTCACCCGCGTCCGGGCCGGGACGGCCCGCATCCTGTCCGCGACCGTGCGGCACGAGCGCGGACGCTGGTTCGTCTCGTTCCAGGCCGAGGTCAAGCGGGACCTCGAACGCGTGGCGCGGCCGGACGTGGCGGTCGGGATCGACCTGGGCGTGAAGACCCTCGCGGTGATGGCCGACAGCACCGGCGAGATCCGCACCGTCGCCAACCCCGGGCACTACGACCGGGCACGCAAGCAGCTGCGCCGCGCGTCCCGCGTCGTGTCCCGCCGCCGGGGCCCCGACCGCAGGACCGGGCAGAAGCCGTCGAAGCGGTGGGAGAAGGCCAACGCCGTCCGCAACAAGGTGCATCACCGGGTCGCGAACCTCCGCGAAGACGCCCTGCACAAGCTCACCACGAGCGTGGCGGCCGAGTACGGCACCGTCGTCGTCGAGGACCTCAACGTCGCCGGGATGCTCCGCAACCGGCGCCTGGCCCGCAGGATCGCCGACGCCGGATTAGGTGAGATCCGCCGCCAGCTCACCTACAAGACCCGCCGGCGCCACGCCACCCGCACCATCGCGGCGGACCGCTGGTACCCCTCCTCGAAGACCTGTTCCGGGTGCGGCGCGGTGAAAGCCAAACTGCCGCTGTACGTGAGGACCTACCGGTGCGACGCCTGCGGCCTGGTCCTCGACCGGGACGACAACGCCGCACTCAACCTCGCCGCCCTCGCGGCAGCCGCAACAACTGGTACCGGAGTGGCCGGAGACCAGGACACCACCCCGGCGGTGTCGAAGCCTCGTGGAGCCGACCAGAGGACCCGCACCACCCGCCCCCGCCGCAAGGCGGAGGCGGGGCGGGCAGGTGGCGCAACCCTGCCGCACCAGCGACAGACAGAAACGAGAGACCGTACTCAAACCGAAGCCCTCACGCTCTGGTGA
- a CDS encoding TetR/AcrR family transcriptional regulator, whose product MTSEAPTRAYRRLSVEERRSQLLDAALELFAHNAPEDVSLDDVAEAAGVSRPLVYRYFPGGKQQLYEAALRSAAEELEHCFDEPAEGPLTSRLTRALDRYLAFVDEHATGFSALLQGGSVVETSRATAIVDGVRRAAADHILRHLEVAEPSLRLRMTVRMWITSVEAASLIWLDEGKQPDVGELRDWLVEQFVACLTATAGRDPQTAAVVRHALAVETSAGAVGTLVRRILPVVGDATHLL is encoded by the coding sequence ATGACGTCCGAGGCCCCCACCCGCGCGTACCGTCGACTGAGTGTGGAAGAGCGGCGCAGTCAGCTGCTGGATGCCGCGCTTGAACTGTTCGCGCACAACGCGCCCGAGGACGTCTCCCTCGACGACGTGGCGGAAGCGGCCGGGGTCTCCCGTCCCCTCGTCTACCGTTACTTCCCCGGTGGCAAGCAGCAGCTCTACGAGGCGGCCCTGCGCTCGGCCGCCGAGGAGCTGGAGCACTGCTTCGACGAGCCGGCCGAGGGCCCCCTGACCAGCCGCCTGACCCGCGCCCTCGACCGCTATCTGGCCTTCGTGGACGAGCACGCCACCGGTTTCAGCGCACTCCTCCAGGGCGGCAGCGTCGTGGAGACCTCCCGGGCCACGGCCATCGTGGACGGGGTCCGGCGGGCCGCCGCCGACCACATCCTGCGGCATCTGGAGGTGGCCGAGCCCAGCCTGCGACTGCGGATGACCGTCCGTATGTGGATCACCTCCGTGGAGGCCGCCTCCCTCATCTGGCTCGACGAGGGCAAGCAGCCGGACGTCGGCGAACTCCGCGACTGGCTCGTCGAGCAGTTCGTCGCCTGTCTCACCGCCACCGCCGGCCGAGACCCCCAGACCGCCGCCGTCGTACGGCACGCCCTCGCCGTCGAGACCTCCGCCGGGGCCGTCGGCACCCTGGTCCGCCGCATCCTGCCCGTGGTCGGCGACGCCACCCACCTGCTGTGA
- a CDS encoding ATP/GTP-binding protein: MKPWQSDLSRAPIATKIVVAGGFGVGKTTFVGAVSEITPLRTEALMTEASAGTDDLSATPDKLTTTVAMDYGRITLDDDLVLYLFGTPGQERFWFMWDDMVRGAIGAVVLADTRRLGDCFPALDYFESCGLPYIVAVNTFDGSVRYEPDDVRDALTVPAHVPVMIMDARKRASAMETLLALCAHAISLSPE, translated from the coding sequence CTGAAACCCTGGCAGTCCGACCTCAGCCGCGCCCCCATCGCCACGAAGATCGTGGTGGCGGGCGGCTTCGGCGTCGGCAAGACCACCTTCGTCGGCGCGGTCTCCGAGATCACCCCGCTGCGGACCGAGGCGCTGATGACCGAGGCCAGCGCCGGCACGGACGACCTCTCCGCGACGCCGGACAAGCTCACCACCACCGTGGCCATGGACTACGGCCGCATCACCCTCGACGACGACCTCGTCCTCTACCTGTTCGGCACGCCCGGCCAGGAGCGGTTCTGGTTCATGTGGGACGACATGGTGCGCGGCGCGATCGGCGCGGTCGTCCTCGCCGACACCCGCCGTCTCGGCGACTGCTTCCCCGCGCTCGACTACTTCGAGAGCTGCGGACTGCCGTACATCGTCGCGGTCAACACGTTCGACGGCAGCGTGCGGTACGAACCCGACGACGTACGGGACGCGTTGACCGTGCCCGCACACGTACCTGTCATGATCATGGACGCACGCAAGCGGGCCTCCGCGATGGAGACCCTGCTCGCTCTGTGCGCGCACGCGATATCCCTCAGCCCCGAGTAG